The region GACGCTCCTGGCCGCCGCCGGCGCGCTCGCCACTGGCATCGCGTGGGTGCTCGGCGTCGACGTTCGGCTCGCGTACTGGACGCTGCTGTCGGTTCACGTCGGCTTCGGACTCGCCCTGGTGCCGCTGCTCCTGTTCCACGTCGCCAGCCGGTTCCGGCCCCCGCGACGGGCCGACTTCGAGGGACGGCGCACCGCGCTCCAGTACTCGGCCCTGCTCGTGGGCGGCGCGGTCGTCTACCGCGGGCAGGAGCTCCTGAACCGAGCGGTCGGCACCGCGGGGGCTGACCGGCGTTTCACCGGCTCCCAGCCCCGGGAGGGCGACGGCAACGCCGCGTTCCCCGTCACCTCGTGGGTCGCCGACGACCCCGACCCCGTCGACCGCGACGGCTGGTCGCTGACCGTGGACGGCGCGGCGGCGGAGCCGGTCGACCTCGCATACGCCGACCTCGACCCCACCGCCGAACGCGAGGCGCTGCTGGACTGCACGAGCGGCTGGTACACCGTGCAGCGCTGGCAGGGGGTCCGAGTCGGCGACCTGCTCGACGCCGTCGACCCGGACGGGGACGCGCGCTACGTCCGGTTCACGTCGGTCACGGGGTACCGCTGGAGCCTCCCGATCGACGAGGCACGCGACGCCCTGCTCGCGACCCGCGTCGGCGGCGAACCGCTGGCCCACGGTCACGGCGCGCCGCTCCGACTCGTCGCCCCCGGCCGCCGCGGCTTCCAGTGGGTGAAGTGGGTCGAGCGTGTGGAAATTCGGCGGCAGGGCGACCCGGCACAGTGGCTCGTGACGCTAATCAGCGGGTTCGACTGAGCGCCCCCGGACTTATCCAGTTCCTCGTCGTCGACCGAACGTGACTGACAGCCCTCGAACGAACGCACTTCGGCAGTCCCTCGACGCGGACGAGGTCGCGCTGGGCGTCCTCGACGACACGTACAGCCCGAAACTCGTCGAACTGTACGGCGAACTCGGCCTCGATTTCGTCTGGATCGACCTGGAACACGCCGGGCCGAGCCCCTGGGACGGCGACCAGCTGGAGGACCTGCTCCGGGCCGCCGACGTGGGTGGGACCGAACTGCTCGTCCGGCTCCCCGAACCGAACCCCGCGCTGGTCCGGAAGGCGCTCGACGCCGGCGTTCGGACCCTGTTCGTCTCGCGGGTCGAGACGGCCGACGAGGTCCGTCGCGCCGTTCGGGCGGCCCGGTTCGAGTACGACGGCGGCCCCGGGGAGCGGGGCTTCGCCAACCCCCGAGCGAGCCGGTGGGGGACGGCGGAGGAGTACGCCGCGACGGAGGACGAGGAGGTCGTCGTGGGGGCGACGATCGAGAACCCGACGGCCGTCGAGAACCTAGAGGAGATCCTCGCCGTCCCCGACCTGGGCTTTGTCTTCGCCGGCCCGCTCGACCTGGCCGTGTCGCTCGGCCACCCCGGCGAACCGACGCACTCGGCGGTTGAGGAGGCGGTCGAGGCGATCCGGGAATCCGCCGCCGACGCGGACGTTCCGCTCGGCGGACTCGGGTACGGCATGGACGACGCGAACGAGAAGGCCGCGAACGGGTATCAGCTCCTCAACCTCGGCAGCACGACCGCGGCGTTGCAGGGGGCGGTGTCGTCTTGGTTCGAGGCGTACGAGGGCTAAGCGGGGCGGCGAGTCACTTCCCTGTCGGCACGTCATCAACGAGTTCCTCGACCACGGCCGCGAAGTCGGCGGCGAATGCCTCCACCTCGTCCCAGTCGGTGTACTCGTAGTCCCGCGAGGTGTCCGTGTCGCCCGTCGCGCGCTTTGCGATCCGCTGCATCACCAGTCGCATGAGGAAGCCGTACTCGGTGTAGCGGAGCGCGCCGCCGAACACGCCGACCCGGTCCGGATGCCAGTCTGCGGCCGCGAGGAAGTCCGTGACGTTCTGCGCCGCGATGGCCTGCCGCTCCGGATCGTCGACGGCCGCCGAGAGGCTGACCTGAAAGAACGCCGTCGGCCGTGCGCGGAGCGCCTCGCGGTTGGCGGCGACGAACTCGCGGACTGCCGGCTGATGTGTCCCACCGTGTACCGACGCGCCAACGAGCACCGCGTCGAACGCGTCGACATCGCGGCCGCCGGGCCACTCCGTCGCGTCGACGGTCTCGGCGTCGTGGCCGCGGTCGGCGAGCACGGTCGCGATCCGGTCCGCGACCGTCGCGGTCTGTCCCTCCCCCGTTCCGTACAGCACGAGGATCGAAGCCATCCCTCGGGATACGACGGCCGGACGGAAATGCCCCGCCGTGTCCGTCGTCGTGAGAAATCACATCCCATACTAATTTGTGGCCCTCGGCGCTACGCCCGGGTGATGAACTCTCTGGAGATCGCCGCACGGGTGTTCGCAGGACTGTTCCTCATCCTGATCAACGCCTACTTCGTCGCCATCGAGTTCGCCCTGACACGGGCCCGACAGTACCCGGAGTCGGAGTTCGACACGCCGGGCCTCAGGCGGGCCTGGGAGATGACGAACGACCTCGAGATGTATCTGACGACCTGTCAGATCTGGATCTCGGGGACGAGCATCGCGCTGGGGATCGTCGCCGAGCCGGGGCTTGCGGCCCTCTTCGAGCCGCTGTTCGAGAACACGGTGCTCGCGTCGGTCGGGGCCGGCTCGATCCTCGGCTTCTTCCTCATCAACATGGTCCATCTGACACACGGCGAGCAGACGCCGACGTACCTCGGCGTCGAGCGCTCGAAGCAGGTCTGTCGGTACGGCGCGCGCCCGCTGTACTACTTCGCGCTGGTGATCTCCCCGCTGATCCGCTTCGGCGACTGGGTGGCGAAGGGGACGCTCAAGCTGTTCGGCGTCGAGATGACCGGCGCGTGGCGCGAAACCGAGGAGGACGTGATCGAGTCGCGGGCCGACCTCCGGAACCGGCTGGGCTCCGTGCTGGAGGAGGGCGACCTCACCGACGAGCGTCGCGAGGAGGTGATGAACGCGCTCCACGTCGGCGAGCAGTCGGTCCGTGAGGTGATGGTCCCGCCGGAGGAGATCATCGCACTGTCGACCGAGGACGAGTTCGCGGAGAACGCACGCCGGATGGAGGAGAGCCCGCAGACGCGCTACCCGCTCGTCGGCTCGGACCTGACCGACTTCCGCGGGATCGTCTACTTCCCGGTGTTCGCCAAGCACCGGACCGAACTGGCAGACGGCGAGGTGGACCTCGCCGAACTCGCCGCGCCGCCGATGACGCTCTCCCCGGACGTGGATGTCAGCGACGCGATCGACCAGTTCCAGGCCGAGGGGCAGGAGCTGGCGCTCGTCATGGAGGGCGGCGAGGTCGTCGGACTCGTCACCATCACCGACCTGCTGGAGGCGATCATGGGCGACATCGAGGACCCACTGGACTAGCTGCGACTGTCGGCCACACCGGGAGTGTGCGCTCCGCGGCTCCCCGGTCGGCTCCGTCTTTTTTGCCGCTGGCGACACGACTAGCGGGTATGTACGACGACGTTCTCGTGGCGACCGACGGGAGCGACGCGAGCACCGCTGCAGTGGACCACGGCGTCGGGATCGCGGACTCACACGGTGCAACCGTCCACTTCCTCCACGTCGTCGACGTGGGGACGGAGATGTCGGCGTCCGGACTGGGGACGATCGCACCCGACCTCACGGAGTCGCTCGAACAGGCCGCCGAGGACGCGCTCGACGCCGCCACCTCGCGAGCCGAGGCGGCGGGCGTCACCCACGAGCGCGTCGTCGTCGAGGGCGTGCCCCACGAGGCGATCGCCGAGTACAGTGCCGACAACGACATCGACGTCGTCGTCATGGGCGCGAGCGGTCGCTCCGGGATCGAGGACTACCTCCTCGGGAGCACGACGGACCGTGTCGTTCGCTCGGTCGACACGTCGGTGCTCGTCGCGCGTCCCTGAACCGCACAGGGGCGGCCAGTAAAATTCTACGGGAGAATCCCGAAATATACCTGATTGGAGTATCGCCCCGAGAGCGCTCGAAACGGCCGTTCAATCGCTCCTTGTGGATCGGATAGCGGCAACTTCGACTTAGATTGAAAATAAATCATTGGTTAGTTATAAGTACATCCGATGTCTCTGGAAAGCTGACACCGACCAGCACAGAACGGCGACGGCGCGGGGCTGGCTTGATCGCTCCCTCGCGCGTCAGTCATCTAATAGGGTGACTAACACTTAGTCGTTCTGTCTCGGCGGTGCGATACACTCAAACCATGAACATCAAGACATTATTCAACAAAGACGACGAACGCGCGGTTTCGCCGGTTATCGGCGTGATCCTGATGGTCGCTATCACGGTGATTCTGGCAGCCGTCATCGGTGCATTCGTGCTGGACCTCGGGCAGGGACAGCAGGGGAATGTTAATGCTGCTGTGAGCAACGACGGCGGTACCGTCACCCTTACCGACAAGGGGAATGCAGATGGCGTCAAGTTTGTCGGCCCCAGTGGCACTGTCGGCTCCCCGGCTACTCTTACTACCGTCGGTGACAGCTACGATCTTAGTAGTGCATCTGGTGTAAGTGAAGGTGACAGTGTGGAGGTTGTTGCTTACCAGGGTAGTGCAAGCAGCCCCGATAATGAAAACGTCATCCAAACTGTGGAGGCCTAACGATGGAAATTCAATTCAATAAGAACGATCGTGCGGTTTCGCCAGTTATTGGTGTTATCCTCATGGTTGCCATAACAGTAATTTTGGCAGCCGTGATTGGTGCATTCGTACTGGACCTTGGACAGGGCCAACAGGGTAACGTCAATGCAGCAGTCTCCTACGATAATTCAACCGGACAAGTTACCCTGACTGACATGGGTAACGCTGATGGAGTGAAATTTGAGGGTGGAGGCGGCAGTACCACGCTGACCTCGGTTGGTCAATCCACTACGATCAGTGGTGAGGGAGCTGTGCAGGTAGTTGCTTATCAGGGTTCTGCTACCGACCCGGATAATTCAAACGTAATACAAACTCTACAGACTGGTAATTAAACCTTCTTAGGTTAATATAAGTATCAATTACATTCTTTTGAACATCGACTCTATCCACGTTAGCGCACGTAGTTGTGTCTCATAATAAATATTATTTTATATATTATTAAATATATGGGTATATAATAACACTAACCTGCTACATGGTTCAGTTGTGACAGCAGCAGTTTATCCAGATCCATATCTTGGCAATTTACAACTACTATGGCACCAGATCAAACCTGACATCAACATACTTATTCGCCGTTCATCGATACACCAATTCACATGGTCGAGACCCGGGTCATGTCGCTACTCGTTATGGGGGCGATCATTACCACTACTCTCGCATCCGGTCCGGTCGTCCCGCTCGATTTCACGACCTACGACCATCCCTGTCAGGATGGGGTTTTTTCCAGTAACGGGAGCGCGACGATCGAGTCGCCGTCTCTCCCTAACTCGGGATCGCTCTCCAGGTCTGAATTCGGTGCTGACGTGTATCGTTTGACCGTCCCGGACGCGGAGGTGACAGCGATGGATGTTCGGGGCTGTTCAAGAGTCACATACGAGATTAGCATCGACGTCCTCAACGTGAGTTCGTATGCCGTCACAACTATCCACGACGGCTCTCCTGATACTATCCCCATTTCGTTGCCACAAACGTCGTTTAGCCCGGACCGTATAGCGGACGACAGCTACGACGCCGAACTCCGACTGGTGTACCACGGCGAGGAGAACGGTACGACCGTCGAACGAACGATAACCAGTCGTAACATCACTGTGAAGGTCTCGGAATGACCCGCGTCTCGCGGTACCGGAACCGTCTAGACAATGGCTGGGACCAAGTGGTCGCCACAGTCCGCCCATACGGCCGCCGCGTGTTCCGGGACTACCGGGGCCTGTTCGTGTTCCTGCTCACCTGTACCGCGGCGATGCTGCTCTGGCGGACCACGTTCTCGATCAACGACAACCTGACCGTGGCCAACGGGCTGGTGGCGCTTAGTGACGGCCGCCTCCACGTCGTCAAGGCGACGTACGGCAACACCCTCGTCACTCCCGGAATGGCCGAACTCGACGGCCGTGCGTATCCACGAAACTTCGCGCACATCGTCGTCGCACTCCCGGTCCTCTGGGCGTTCGACCTCGTCGCCGCCGTTGCCGACGTTCGTATCGCTCTCGCCGCGCTGTGGTCCCTTTCGCTGTTCGCCACCGTCAGCGTCGGCGGACGGCTGGTCGGCCGCCACCGGACGGTCCACCTGCTCGGCGGTGCGCTCGCGCTCGCCACGTTCGCCGCCAGCGTGGCGACTGCGACGCCGTTCCCGTACGAGCACCTCGCCTACCCCGCGCTGCAGTTCGCGACGGTTCTCGCTGCGGCAGCGTGTGCGCTCGTCGTCTACCGGCTCCTCGCTCATGCCCACTCGACGGACATTGGACTCGCGGCCGGCGTCGCCGCCGGCGTCGCCTCGCCGGCGCTGCTCTGGGCGACGATTCCGAAACGGCACGTGCTCACGGCACTGTTCGCGCTCCTGACGCTCTACTGCCTCTACTGGAGTCGTACGGCCGACAATGACTCGACGTATCGCCGGTATAGAGCAGTCGCCTACGTACCGGTGGGACTGACTGCTTGGCTGAACGCGTCGGAAGGGCTGGTGCTATTTGTCGCGCTCGTCGTCGCCGACTTCGTTACTGCTCGGGACAACAGTATCCGAACGGTTGCGATCGTCAGTGTGGGGTTTCTCCTCTCGCTGATCCCGTTTCTGCTGACGAACTACCTCCTCTCGGGGGATCCGTTTGCCCCACCGCGAATGCTGGACCGATACGGTGGTGAAGCGGTCGGAGGAACCGTGACCGAAGAGATTCCGGGCGCATCGGAGGGGAGTGGCGACACTGGTTCTCAATCCGGGGACGGCCTTCTCGACGGTATTCGGACTGGCGTCTTGTCTCCGGTATTCAGCATACTCGACAGAGCGATGCTCTTTGTGACATTTCTCGAATACGGCGTGACTGCTTCGATTCAGGAACCACAGCGATTGTATCACACTTTCGTACGAAGTGGATACTTCGATTTCTCGTCGCGCGGTGCGACCGGGCTCGCGATCAACGTCGCGTTTCTGGAGGCGCTTCCGATCGCAGGTGCGCTGGTCGCTGCACCATTCGTCGTCGGTCGGTCGCTCTATCGTCGACTATCGGCGAGTGTCCCGCTGGAGTTTCGGTCTCGACCGACCGCTACTGCCGACATCTTCGCCGTGGTGTACGTGATTCTGATCATGCTGCTCTACATTCATAGACTCCCACTCTACTCCATGCTGACCGTCCGGTTCATATACCCGCTGTTCCCACTTGCGGTCTACGGCGTCGCACGCCTGCCCGCTGTCCGGACGACGGTGGCCGAGTGGGGAACGTGGCTCAGCTTAACCTACGCCGGGAGCGTCTTCATCGGTGGACAGTTGGCCGTACTCGGGGTCGCGCTGGCGAACTACACCGCCGACGAGGCGATACAGGGACTCGCACTGCTGGGGCTTGTCGTCGCGTCGGGGATCGCCGTCTGGAGCCTTTTAGGGGCCTTCGACCGCGTGGACGGTCGGGCCGGGGCCGTACTGCTCGGTGTCGGAAGCGGGTTAGCGACCGTTCTGATGATCACCTTTGCGGTTTCGTTTTTCGGTCCGACCGCCGATTTCGCCCTTCCGATCGTGCCCTGATACGTCCCCTGTTCTCCGGGTGCCAGGCAAGACTGGACTATCGGGGACTGAGCCAGTCGGTCTGAGTGGTTGTCTCTCAATGGAACCGGGACTCGACGATCTGTGGCCACAGCACTCCGGTCCGTACCCGCGTGCGCTACTCCCGCAGATACCACGGAACCGTCCTCCCCACGTGACTGCGATGTAATGCTTCCCCCTTCGCTCGGCGCCGCGTCTCGTTCAAATCCCGCGGCCGTTGCTATTCGTGCTCACTTCGTTCACACAGAATAGCGGGCGCGACGGGACTTGACCATCGCGCTTGCTTCTACTTTTCTGGGTTCGTGATTCATGATTTTATCTCTGAATCTCACTCCATCGCCGATCTGCCTTCTCGCGCTTCGAAGCGCGGTCGTAGTGCTTATCGAGGATCTGCGTGGACGCGTCGAGGCGGTCCGACACGATCCCGCGGGCGATCCCGTCGTTGCGGTACTTCGTCACCCGTGCCTTTCGCAGGTCATGCGGGGACCGCGTCGACGGGCACTTGCACGCCGTGTTGTAGCTCGTCCACTCGCAGGTGTCCGGGTCCTTGTCGTGGGGGCACTCGTCACCGATCTGGCACGGCTTCGTCCACCGATACACGATATTCCGCATCGTCGACGGATTGACCCGCCCCTGCTTCGTCGTCACCAGCGGGTGCCGCCCCTCGTCGTCGGTCTGCCGCTCGCGGGGACCGTCGATGTAGTCCTGAAGCGTCTGCGCCACACGGTCGCTCACCCGGTTTACGCGCTCGCCGCCACCGTCGTTCTTCAGCGGCGTTCCCGACTCCGGGCGGTGAACGAACTCGACCGTCGGCTTCCGGCCGTCGAGGTCGAGATCCCGCAAGTCGAGCGCCCGGACGCCGCCGAGTCGCGCGCCCGTGTGCCACAGCAGCAGGAAAACGACGTGGTCCCGGCTCGCGTACTCGTACCGGTCCAGGTATTCGAGGATCGGCGGGATCCGCTCGGGGACCATCTGACTGTCGCTCACTTCGTCGCCCGGCGACAGACTCGGCAGCGGGACCTTCAGGTACAGGTCCTCGTGGACCGCCTCGATCTCCCCGCAGAACCGCAGGAACGACCGGACAGTGGTCAGCACCGAATGCAGCGTCTTCGGGGCAATATCTTCGTCCTGCCCCTCGGAGTAACCCCCCTCACGCCGCCACACCCGGAAGTGGTACAGGTCGCGGCCGGTCAGCTCGTTCATGTTGTCGATCCCGCCCTCCTCGCGGCACCACTCGACGAACGCCCGGAGGTGACTCCGGTGCGACTTCCGGGTCCACTCCGCTGAGTCGTCGCGCATCGAATCGAGGTGGATCTCGACCGCCTGCTCGGGCGTGATCGGCTCCAGGTCGTCACTCACGGCGACCACCCAGCACGTCGATCGCTTCCTGAAGCGTTTCCTCGTCAGCGCCGTTTGCCAGGTGTAGAACCTCGCGGACCAACCGATCGCGCTTACTCTCGTGGTCCGGCCACGGCCACGGCGTCCCGCGGACCTCCATCCACAGGCGGTACATCGCGTGTTCGCCGAAACCGATGTCGACGCGCTCGCCGTCGGCCGTCGAGACCGCCAAGGTGAACTCGCCCGGTCGGTTCTTTCCTGCCGGACCGTAGCTCACGCACGGGTCCGTATCGCGGGCCTCCAACTCTCGGGTCACGCTGATCCCTCCTCGCCGAGCGTCGCCTGATCGTCGTCGATCCCGCGGCGCTGGGTCGGCTGGATCTCCCGCAGGTCGTCGGCCCATCGCTCCAGGCGTTCCTGTACCTGCTGCATCTTTGCGTCGAGTTCGTCGACGGTGGCCGCCGACACACTCGCCTTGATCTTGTCGCGGTCGTCCGTCGACGTGCCGCGGGTCATCTGCACCGTGATCTCGATCCCGTCGTCTTCGTCGCTCATGCCGTCACCTCCGGATCAGTCACGTACTTGAACCCGCGACTCGGCGGGTCATCGGGCAGCTCCTCGTCGGTCTCCTCCAGTGGGGTGAACACGATCCGGCCCTCCTCGACGGTGCCGATGACGCCGCGGGCGATCACGCGCTCGCCGTCACTGAAAAGGACGGTCCGGCCCGGCTCCGTCCGCCGGGGCGTGCCGCTGACACGCCAGTACGGCGCGTGGCCGACCACGACTTCGCCCTTCATCTTGTGCGCGAGCGTGTCGCGGTCGGCCTGAATCAGCACGTCGTAGGTGTCGCCGGTCATGCTGACCTCCCTTCGTACGGCCCGTACGGCGTCTCCAGTTCCACCTCGTCGCGCTCCCGGAGGTTCCCGGTCGCCCGGTTCCGGAGCTTGTGAAACACGCCGTCGGACCCATCCCTACGAGCGCACTTCTGACACCAGAAGTGGTGATTCGTCGGCTCCCACGACCGATGACCGCGGGGACACACCCATTTCCACCGATCCGACTTATCGTCCAACGCGATGGTCGCTCGACCAGTCATCACCGGCGACTGACGAACGGCATGGCAAAAGGCCGAAGCCTTACGGGGGTAGTGAAAGTGAAACTGAACGTGTTGCGGCCCAAAGCCCACAGATTCGACAGGTCGGTGTGCCGTACCTGTCGAACCGCGGTTTAGTAGGCGGGTGAAAGTGCTATGCTGTCGTGCCGGGGATTTTTCCCGGCGCGGACTGCTTGCTTGCATGGGTTTCTCGGAAACCCGCTCGGGCCGGTGCCCCAAACACCGGTCCGACTTTCCTTCGGAACCAACTGGCCCGAGCAGCGTCTCCGTCACCCGACAGTATCACCCTGGGGTAATAAAATTTGATACTGTATGGTATTACAAACGGCCCAAATAGTATTACCTATCGGGATGTCACCCGGAGTTATGGCTGTTGAATGTGACTCTCGGGCGAATGCGCCCGCTGGTGTCGTGGATGACTAAGTCCGATCCCGCGCTCCTCGAATTCTTCGAGGAGGTCGGTATTGCGATGCCGCCAGCGGTGGTTTCGTACAATATTGATGGGGTGTCTCACCCGACCGTGAAACGGCGGCTTCCGCTTCTGGAAGAAAACGGGCTGCTGGAAAAGGTTGACTCGGACCGGGGATACTACCGCATCACGGACCGCGGCCGGGCGTACCTCGCCGGCGACCTCGACGCCGACGATCTCGAAACGTAGTCGGATGAACGACCGAACCACGCCGACTGAAAGCGCCGCTGCTCGCTCACTCGTCGAGCGCCGGAACGTCGATCTCCTGTTTCGCCGTACTCCACTTCCCCCAGTAGTTGATGTAGGTCTGGTGTGAGAACCGGCCGTGTTCGTCCATCTCGGAAATTGTCGGTAGCTTGCCGAGTTCACGGACAACCCTGCGGAACTCCTCCCGAAGTTCGTCTTTCGTCACGCTGTCCTGTTGCCGGGGTTCGATCCCGGCAGCGCGTAGCATCCTGTTGTAGTTGCCAAACACGTTCATGACCGGTGTTTCGGAAAACTCGGCTTCGGCGAGAAACTGCTCCTTCGTCGGGGTTTCGTCGAACCGTGGGACGATGTCGTGACACGCCTCGGCCATCTCGGAGGGATGCCACTCGAAGGAGCGCCGAAGCGTGTGGACAACGCCGCGCGTCACCAGGATCCCATCGTCGGTCAACTCGACGGGATCGGTCGCCACGTTGTCGACCAGCTCGGCGACCGCCTCCCGGAGCAACTCGGAGAGGGACTCGCCCATCACAGCCCACCAGTCCGCGTCGTCATCGAGTTGCCGGTGATCGAGATCGTAGACTCGGCGCGCAAACTCCTTCCGGGCGAACCGGGGCGCATCGTCGAGGAAGTCGGGGAGTGACGCGTCACCTTCTGCTCCGTGTGGAACGCCGAGGACATGTAGCACGCGACCGAGCACCGAACCGTCTTCGGCCGGCTCTATCTCCGTCGCCCGCTTCGCGTCGTTGACGTGGACAGTTCTGGCGTCGACCCCGAGCGCCTGAAGATCCGACCGGATCAGTCTCCCCTCCTCCAGCGTCGGCATAGTCCACCGCGGGATCCAATTTTGATTCAGCGACCCCGCGGCGATCAGTGCGGCAGTAAGGAGAATCAATGGAATGACCGGCTCGTCTGCGTAGTTGAGTCCAATCCATCCGCGTTCTCGCGCACGGTCGACCCCGCGTTTGGCGTCGGGGACGCTATCGCCGTCGACCCACTCCCGGAGCCGGTTCCGCGGCAAGTTGAGTTCCGAGGCGACGGCCTGCGATCCGGCGGGTTTGTTGTCTGTCTGGCGTCGGTTCGACGTTTCTATGGCTAACTCGTACTGGGACACCAGCTCGTCTGGCCCGACATCGGTTGGCGGCGAATATGTCTCAACGAATTCTTGGGGGTCAACGAGCGTCCGCATCACTGAGATAGTTGCCAGAG is a window of Halostella salina DNA encoding:
- a CDS encoding flavodoxin domain-containing protein, with product MASILVLYGTGEGQTATVADRIATVLADRGHDAETVDATEWPGGRDVDAFDAVLVGASVHGGTHQPAVREFVAANREALRARPTAFFQVSLSAAVDDPERQAIAAQNVTDFLAAADWHPDRVGVFGGALRYTEYGFLMRLVMQRIAKRATGDTDTSRDYEYTDWDEVEAFAADFAAVVEELVDDVPTGK
- a CDS encoding molybdopterin-dependent oxidoreductase, translated to MGEHRGPVRRVVERLQPPPRIVDWSLFVLVGFEVASGLVSFTLGTPDWWPVFWAHRIAGLTLIPVLGFKLARVRHRLTDIGQWRPSTALSVLTLLAAAGALATGIAWVLGVDVRLAYWTLLSVHVGFGLALVPLLLFHVASRFRPPRRADFEGRRTALQYSALLVGGAVVYRGQELLNRAVGTAGADRRFTGSQPREGDGNAAFPVTSWVADDPDPVDRDGWSLTVDGAAAEPVDLAYADLDPTAEREALLDCTSGWYTVQRWQGVRVGDLLDAVDPDGDARYVRFTSVTGYRWSLPIDEARDALLATRVGGEPLAHGHGAPLRLVAPGRRGFQWVKWVERVEIRRQGDPAQWLVTLISGFD
- a CDS encoding type IV pilin; the encoded protein is MNIKTLFNKDDERAVSPVIGVILMVAITVILAAVIGAFVLDLGQGQQGNVNAAVSNDGGTVTLTDKGNADGVKFVGPSGTVGSPATLTTVGDSYDLSSASGVSEGDSVEVVAYQGSASSPDNENVIQTVEA
- a CDS encoding CNNM domain-containing protein, which encodes MNSLEIAARVFAGLFLILINAYFVAIEFALTRARQYPESEFDTPGLRRAWEMTNDLEMYLTTCQIWISGTSIALGIVAEPGLAALFEPLFENTVLASVGAGSILGFFLINMVHLTHGEQTPTYLGVERSKQVCRYGARPLYYFALVISPLIRFGDWVAKGTLKLFGVEMTGAWRETEEDVIESRADLRNRLGSVLEEGDLTDERREEVMNALHVGEQSVREVMVPPEEIIALSTEDEFAENARRMEESPQTRYPLVGSDLTDFRGIVYFPVFAKHRTELADGEVDLAELAAPPMTLSPDVDVSDAIDQFQAEGQELALVMEGGEVVGLVTITDLLEAIMGDIEDPLD
- a CDS encoding homing endonuclease associated repeat-containing protein, whose translation is MRTLVDPQEFVETYSPPTDVGPDELVSQYELAIETSNRRQTDNKPAGSQAVASELNLPRNRLREWVDGDSVPDAKRGVDRARERGWIGLNYADEPVIPLILLTAALIAAGSLNQNWIPRWTMPTLEEGRLIRSDLQALGVDARTVHVNDAKRATEIEPAEDGSVLGRVLHVLGVPHGAEGDASLPDFLDDAPRFARKEFARRVYDLDHRQLDDDADWWAVMGESLSELLREAVAELVDNVATDPVELTDDGILVTRGVVHTLRRSFEWHPSEMAEACHDIVPRFDETPTKEQFLAEAEFSETPVMNVFGNYNRMLRAAGIEPRQQDSVTKDELREEFRRVVRELGKLPTISEMDEHGRFSHQTYINYWGKWSTAKQEIDVPALDE
- a CDS encoding tyrosine-type recombinase/integrase — translated: MSDDLEPITPEQAVEIHLDSMRDDSAEWTRKSHRSHLRAFVEWCREEGGIDNMNELTGRDLYHFRVWRREGGYSEGQDEDIAPKTLHSVLTTVRSFLRFCGEIEAVHEDLYLKVPLPSLSPGDEVSDSQMVPERIPPILEYLDRYEYASRDHVVFLLLWHTGARLGGVRALDLRDLDLDGRKPTVEFVHRPESGTPLKNDGGGERVNRVSDRVAQTLQDYIDGPRERQTDDEGRHPLVTTKQGRVNPSTMRNIVYRWTKPCQIGDECPHDKDPDTCEWTSYNTACKCPSTRSPHDLRKARVTKYRNDGIARGIVSDRLDASTQILDKHYDRASKREKADRRWSEIQR
- a CDS encoding helix-turn-helix domain-containing protein, which translates into the protein MRPLVSWMTKSDPALLEFFEEVGIAMPPAVVSYNIDGVSHPTVKRRLPLLEENGLLEKVDSDRGYYRITDRGRAYLAGDLDADDLET
- a CDS encoding universal stress protein, which produces MYDDVLVATDGSDASTAAVDHGVGIADSHGATVHFLHVVDVGTEMSASGLGTIAPDLTESLEQAAEDALDAATSRAEAAGVTHERVVVEGVPHEAIAEYSADNDIDVVVMGASGRSGIEDYLLGSTTDRVVRSVDTSVLVARP
- a CDS encoding HpcH/HpaI aldolase family protein; this translates as MTDSPRTNALRQSLDADEVALGVLDDTYSPKLVELYGELGLDFVWIDLEHAGPSPWDGDQLEDLLRAADVGGTELLVRLPEPNPALVRKALDAGVRTLFVSRVETADEVRRAVRAARFEYDGGPGERGFANPRASRWGTAEEYAATEDEEVVVGATIENPTAVENLEEILAVPDLGFVFAGPLDLAVSLGHPGEPTHSAVEEAVEAIRESAADADVPLGGLGYGMDDANEKAANGYQLLNLGSTTAALQGAVSSWFEAYEG
- a CDS encoding DUF7389 domain-containing protein, coding for MSDEDDGIEITVQMTRGTSTDDRDKIKASVSAATVDELDAKMQQVQERLERWADDLREIQPTQRRGIDDDQATLGEEGSA
- a CDS encoding type IV pilin, with translation MEIQFNKNDRAVSPVIGVILMVAITVILAAVIGAFVLDLGQGQQGNVNAAVSYDNSTGQVTLTDMGNADGVKFEGGGGSTTLTSVGQSTTISGEGAVQVVAYQGSATDPDNSNVIQTLQTGN